CACAATGCCAGTGTGTGGAATGGACATCCAGCAAATGCTCAGCAGAATTCTGTGGTTAAGAATACAGCCTCACAAGTCAGGCTGCCTGCCTTTTTAAATCCCAATTTTGCTATTTCCTGCGCTGGTtctgtgaccatgggcaagttaatttttctgggcctcaatttcctcatctgcaaaacgggATAACAGCACTGGACATCCAGGGCTGTTTAGCAGATTAAAtgagtgcttggcatatagtaagcactcgCTAAATGTTagctagtattatttttattattccccacctctctctcagGGGACCGGAAACTATTTCAAAAGTCTCCCTGGTCCCAACTAGCCATCCTTCAGGCAGTCTCACTTGAGTCCTTATGCTGTAATCCAGgtcacgcacacacatacaccccaagacagacacacacagaggtcAGCAGAGCGGCCTCAGACACAGAAAAAAGTTTAATTCTGCTGCGGCGGAGGGTCCCGGCTCCGGCAGGGAGGGGGGatttggttttggattttgttcATGTGGGGATTTATTTGGGAATAGGGGAGAGTCTGGTCCTTCCAGTGGGACCTGCCCGGGAGAATGTGTAGGGAAGAGGTAATCGGGAGAGATGGGGAGACTGGACAAGAaatgggagagcagagggagaagagacgacaggacagagaaaggagagacaaaTAGTGAAGGACAGACACGTAAGACAAAGACGACAGAGGGCGGGACAGAGACAAAGGGaacagagaaagggggacccCAAGCCAGACCCGATGGGACCGGGGAAGTGAATGAGGGGGGGCTTTGGAGGCCGCCGCGGGACAGAATAGGATCTAGTCCAGCCAGATACAAGAAATAGGCCCCTCGCCCCTGCCCCGGGTcccgggcggggggagggggctcgTGTCTCAGTGCTGCAGTGTCGggtgggccctgcccctccccgcgcTTCGCTGTGTAAGGCACCGGCTCCAGCGAGGTCCGCGAGCGCGCGGGGGGAGGGTCAGGAGGGGGGCGAGAAGTCCGTGGAGGAGGGGGGCCCGGCTGCCCGCCCCCTAACTCCCCCTGGCCCGGGGGCGTGGCCAAGAGCCGCAGACGAGGCAGCCCCGCCCTCTCCGGGGAAGAGATGGGCGTGTCTCCGCCTCTAGTCCAAAGACTAGGCGCCGCGCTTTCTCGAGACCCCGAGTCCTGCCCCAGCGTCCGGGCGGCTGGGCGTTTGTCCGcggcacccaggcgtcccggcgCCCGCCCGCCTCTCACACGGTACTCTCCAGCATCCACTCGGTGCTGGTAAAGGCCAGGCGTGCCCTGGCGGAGCCCAGCCCCAGGTCTCCGTCCTCCCCGGCCGCGCCCCCTCCGGCCCCGTCCAGGTGCGGCGTGGACCGGTGGCGCTTTGTCCGCCGGGCGCGGCGCGGGTAACTGTGGCTCTGGAAGAGCGCCCCGTAGTCCCCGTCGAACGAATAGCGCTGCTGCGGCCTCGGCCGGGCCGGGGCCGCCCCAGGAACCAGAGCTAGAGTGGGAGGCGCCGAAGCTGGTGGCCCCAGGGCCCCGGAACGGCTCCTCCGAGGGCCCGCCGCGGCCCGAGACTCCTCCCCAGAGGTCTCCTCAGACGGCAGCAGGCACAGCGAGGTGGCCGAGCCGCCCAGGGAGCGTCCAAGGACGGTCTCCGGCTCCGCGGAAGCCGTCTCGGCCGCGGTGGCCTTGGCCTCGACCGCcacggcggcagcagcagcagcgggggACGCCACCTCACGCAGCGCCTCATAACGGTCTTgcgccggcgggggcggggcctgcggtGCGCCTGCGCCGTTGGTCTGCGAGCACACGTGGCTGACTCGCGGCGGCGACCTGGAAGTACCCTTGACGCGGCGGCCGTCCCCGTCGCCATAGACCTTATAACGGATCATGAGCAGAACGATGAAGACGAGGACCGATGCGACGATGACGCCCCCGATGGCGATGATCATCGTGCCACCCAAGAAATGGGCCCTCAGTGGGCGGCAGGGCGCGGGATCCCCAGCTGTGGTGAACTGCACGCAGCCCACCACTCGAGTGGCCGGCAGTGCCGTGGCCCCGTCGTCGTAGACAGCCAGCACGCACAGATCGTAGGCGCGGCCTGCTGCCAGATCATTCACCAGGAAGGTCTGGCTGGTGGATGGGATCATCCTGCAGGAGGGGACGGCATCAGCGCTGGGTTAGCTCCCCTATGAAGTGCATCGCTTCGTTTGCATGTCCCACCCGTGGTGACCACTGGGGACCAAACCATGCCTCGCTACCGGTATTTCACCCTCTATGGGACAGTAGCAGCCATTCAAACGACAAATTCCCATCCTATCAGGACCCCTGCTACAGGCCCTGCCCTCAGAGCCACTCCTTGTGGTGTCTTGTCACCTATTAGGTACTACCTGCCATTCCTGTTCCTTCATCTACATATCCTGGCCCCTGCAAAGGAGGAGTGCTATAGCTTTTAAGTCCTGACCTCAAGGAAAACACCTCCTGGCAATGTCTCACTTTTATTGTGACAAATGCCATTCAAGGTCTCTTATCTACATATTTCCACCTTTTAAGGGGCCCGATACAACAGGCCACCTCCCATTTCCTGTATGTCCCCTCCTCACTCAAGTGGACAATGAGGTCAACTCACACCCTCTGTCTTACTTCTGGCACAATGAATGCTCTTCTAGTTCCTCTTTTCTATGTATTCCCATCCTTTCCGGGGAAACTGATTTAGGCCACGCCCCTCATCTGCATGTCCCACCTCTGGGTAAATACATCAAGCTGTGCCTATCTTCTGGGACAGTTACCAAACCCCTCAACTACATATTCCAACCCACTAAGGGGCTATGGCTATAGGCCACTCCCCTTTTGATTGACCAGTGGCTTCCAGGCCACACTCCCAAGGCCTACTAGGGATGGTTTCCCTACTGTACCTAGGATCATGTCCACTCTTTGCATGTCCTGCAATCAATCACCCTGTGTTTATGCTCTGCCCCATAGCACCAGAGGTCATGAAATCATGCCCCCCCAGGTAAATTTCGTCTGTAATTGGGTCAAATGTAAACAAGCAAGCCTGCCCCTTTCTTACTATAGGCCCCTGCCCACCAGTGAGGGGCAGTGTAAAGAAGCGGTTAGGCTGACAGTCTCAGAGCCTTTGTTTGAGTCTCTCTTCCACTTGCTAGCTCTGtgacaagtttcttaacctctctgtgccttgcttCCCCAAAATGGAGATATTAAGAACTCCTTCATCATAGAGATAATGTGACATGTGAATGAGTTAGCACACCTAAAGCCTGGCACTGAACAATTTCATCATGATTAGCTTGCATCCCTCCCAGTGTTGGCCACTAACTCTTGCTGTGGCTTACACTTTACTGCCAATTGCACTCTCCCCATCTGTAAGACTATTCCCTAGGCCTTGACCCTCTTCTGCTGGGCACATCCCTTCTGTGCTGTTGGCTAAGCCAGGACTGCCACGTCCACAGGAATTCGCATGTCCAGCACTCAACCTCACAAGCCGTCCTCACCTACAAAACTCTTAGTGGATCACCAGAGGCAAGGACTGCCGCCTCATCTGCCCGGGACCAGGCAGCAGGAGCTCCATCTCCTGAAAGAGGCCACGCCCCCATCTCCACAGGCCTCCTCTCTCAGAAACTTCACATTCCCTGCAACCAGACCACCTCTGCCTCCTCTGGTCCTGAAGCCCACCTCAGCTCCCTTAGCACCAAGAGCCACCCTTCAACCAGCAGATTTCAAGTAAGGGCCCCACCCCCTCATAAAGGCCTACCCACATTTCCAACTGACCCCCTGCCTGCCATTTcacacaccaccccccaccccatccaacCTCAGGCCCCTAGCTGTaagtcttcctcttcccctcctctccccttcccaagAGGCTTGGATTCCTTTTGCTCCTTCCCCCAAAGTAACCAGTTGCTAAGGGCTCCCCACTTTTCAAGGACAGAGGCTGGCTCCTTAAGAAAGCTTCAGCCCCTGTGTCTCTAATTGGCTGCAAGACCTAAGAAAGCAGCAGAGCAGGCTTCTGGTTGGATGTCACCTCCACCCGTGGCAGCAGTGAGGAGGTTAACCCCTACAGCACCATAGCACAGGCATCTGCGATGGGGTACAGAGGACTGGAACTGTGGCCTTATGGGGACAGGAAGAGACCAGGGGTTTGCCACCCTGCTGGGGACAGAGGGCCACCAACATCTGCAGGGTCTGaggatccccccaccccaccacataGTGGCCAAGGGTTAgacaaagaatgaaagagagaaacagagaggtggAGAGTcccagaaaccaagagtcatttACAGAAATGTATTACCTTTCTCCCCTAATCCCTGCCTGgcaaacagtaggtgctcaataaatgtgtgttcaaTGTCAAAAGGGCAAGATTAGGAGTTAGAAGGCTAAGGcctggaatcctggctctgccacttttctctgtgaccttgagcaagtgattTCCTCccactgagtctcagtttccctgtctataaaatgggaggggGGATCATCACTGCTTCACAGCCGAGTTGGGAAGATGGAATGACGTAGCATAGGGCCTAGCACAGAGCAGGAGCTCAGTGCCCAATAAgggcaggagggaaagaaggTTCGGACAGAAagagccaaaagcaagagaataACAGAGATGATGGGAGAAAGTAACCTTTTCATGTCTGCCTATACTGTAGAGATCTGCCCACACCAGGGCAAGGGCTTCTAACCCAGTGGATGGTGGACATAACTTATGggtgtctataaaatgggaggggGTATCATCACTGCCTTGCAGCAAAGTGGAGATCAAATGATCATTTATATGTTTTTCTcatacttttccttttctgttctgtaAGGTACCCAGTGGGTTGATACAGTAACACTAGTATATAATCTGTAAATATAAAGGTAACCATAAATATGTAAGTGTGTGAATATATTTCATGTTCCAAAATGTTTCACTGACAAGGTGCACAACCAGACACGTTTGGCCAGCAGTGATACAGACCATGAACCCCAGAGAGCAGAGGTCATGCTGGGCACATTCACGTCTGGCTTGTGTGGGGTCTCAACGAAGATTTACTAAATGCATGAAAACCAGAAAGAGAAGTGAGacagaagtagagagagaaggagacagggcAAATGAGAGCCCAAGACAACTCCGCACGGCCATCTAGAGAACCCCAGCTGAGCAAGAAGGCCAAGGGAGTGGACAGATGAGGGGAGGGCCGCCGGAGTAGGTGGGGGGTCCTGGGACTGCAGCACCCACCTGTAGACAAGGGAGTCATCCGCGGAGCTGTTGTACTGGACCTGGTACATGCGGATGCCGGGCACAGGCCTCTGGGCGGGCCAGCGGATGAGCACCGAGTTCGAGGTGAGCTCAGCCGCCACGAGCCGGCGCTCAGCGGCCGATTCGTTGGCACCAGGGCGGCCGGGCGTGGCGATGTCAGAGGAGCCGGGCTCGGTGAGGGGCGGCGGGGCGGCCGGCGGCGGCGCCATCAGAGGCAGGGGCACCACGCACACCTCCACGGGTGCCGTGGCTTCCCCGGCGGCGTTGGAGGCGATGCAGGTGAAGGTGCCGCTGTCCCGTAAGGTGGTGATGGTTACATCCAGCGTCCCATCCCCCCGCACCCGGGTCCGGGTCGAGTTCCCCAGCAACCGGCCATCGGGCGCTACCCAGTGCACCACGGGCTCGGGGTCCCCCACGGCGCGGCACCGCAGACTGACCGCCTGGCCCTCCACCACCAGGGCCCGGCCCCCCGCCTGCCGCGTGATCAGCGGGGGTTCACACAGGAACTCCTCCTCTGGGATGGACCAGAAGTAGCGGTCAGTGAGGTGCTCGGGGGTGGCACACGTCTCCAGGTCGTCCTCCCGGGTCAGCCGCCGCAGCCAGAGCAGCTCGCAGTTGCAGTGCAGGGGGTTGCCGCCGAAGCTGACCGTGAGCGGCGTGGGCGGCTTCGGCCCCGAGCCCTGGGACCGCAGGAAGAGCCCATCAGGAGGCAGTTTATGGAGGCGGTTGGAGGTCATGTCCAGGCGAACCAGTTTGTGCAGCTGCACGAAGGTACCTTCGGCGATGTGGTCGATGAGATTGTGGTCCAGCGTGAGGGTGTTCAGGTTCACCATCTGGCCCACCGCCTCCCACGGCAGGGCCTCGAGGTTGTTGTAGGACAGATCCAGGTCCTCCACCGTGGACAGGAAGGCATCGAAGGCGGCGGACTCCACCCGGCGGATCTGGTTGTTGCCAAGGATCAGGTGGCGGAGGTTGCCCAAGCCGCGGAGCTGGTCGCCACGCACCTCGGCCAGGCGGTTGCTGTCGAGGTGCAGGGCGCGGAGGGCGCGGAGGTCGGCGAAGGCGCCGGCGGCCACCTGGCCGATGGTGTTCCGGGACAGGGTGAGGTGCACCAGGCTGGTCATGTTGGCGAAGTCTCTGCGGCGGACGGCCGCGATGAAGTTGTCAGTGAGCCGCAGCTCCACCACGCGCCGGTCGATGGCCGGCGGCACGAAGAGCAGGCCAGTCTTGGCGCACAGCATGGTCAGCGTGGGCGCCACGTTCTGGCAGATGCAGCGGCCGGGGCAGGGCTGACCGCGAGATGCCCCAGCCCAGAGCAGCAGCAGAAAAGGCAGGGCAGCGGGCGACGGCGAGAGGAGCGCCGAGGAGAAGGGGCCCGGAGCCATGGTGCAGGGGGAAGGCGGGAGGAGTGGGTCGTGAGACctgcaagggaaggaaggagccggGTTACCCAGGAGCCGGGCTTGACCACCAGCCTGGCCGCCCACCATGTCCTGCTAGGAGTCTGACCTGGGTCCCTCCCTTCCCGACATCCGGGCAGAACAGTGGCAGGAGTGACCATCAGCTGGCacgcattttatttttaacagacaATATTTTCATGCTGGTTGGTAAATTACATTGCCCCACCCCCTGAGTGTCCTAatcctgactctgaccctcctctAGGAGGCCCAGACCTCTCATGATTTCCCAACCGTAGGGGTGACACCTGGCCCACCCTGGGCCTTCCAGTACCcactaaatatttttgaaaaatcacagcTGACTAGGATTTAAGGTCATGGATTTCAAAGCCATAgtccctgggttcaaattccagctctgacacttactagctgtgtgaccttgggcaagtgtctgaacctctctgaatctcggtttcttcatctgtaaaatggagataaaaacagGCCTTACctctgtgaggattaaatggattAACGAGCATAATGCACTGAGAACCATGCCTGTCACATCAAATGTGTTCAACAACATGTAGGTGATTGTTATCATCATGCTCGAGTGCCCGGTATGTGCCAGGCATAGCAGCGTGCACTGTTATTAAGAGTAAGTGCTCTGAAATCAAACAGACTCAGGTTCAAGTCCTGGCCCccccacttactagctctgtaaCCCCAAACTAATGATTTCCCCTAACCTAGGCCATATtttcctgatttgtaaaatggGCTGATCATCGTACCATCTTCAGTGGGTTGTTGCAAGGGTTCCGTGGGCTCATTCAGGGGGGCCACACTCTGCCTCTGCAGAGCACAGGGCCTGCCAcacagtaaatattcaataaatgttaagggtaacctcccccccccacacacacacctgtgggAGTGGCCGAGAGAATCTGAAAGTAGGAGGGGCTAAGAAAAACACACATCTTCCTGCTCAGCCTTGGGAAGTCCTTCTCTGAACCAGGTTTCATCCTGAGCCCTGATGAGCTCCCAAGCAGCGGGCAGCCTTTCACGCTCACATCAGTGGGCACATACAAGGCCCCATACGTGCCcacactcacatgcactctcacacactcacgcTATGCCTCTGCTCCAGGCAAAACCTTCCGGCGGGGATTCCCCTGCGGCGCCTGCAGCCCACGTCATGTCAGCTCCCATCACAacacagggtgggtggggggtgaagaGGAAAGGATGGGAAGGGGGCGTCCCTGAAACTGTtttcaccccaccccgcacccagTCTCTGCTGGCCCACCTCCTAGGAATCTGCAGTTTGGGGCTGTGGCCTGCTGTGGCCCTAGATCCTTCAGCCTGTGGGGAGGGGGAacaagagagtcagagagagagagaggtgaagagacagggaaagacaagtgggggtggggggggatggactggcagaaagagagagagaaagggacaaaaaaagaaagaatctgagGGGCGCCAGGTGGGTTTATGTCAgcagagcaggtgactcttgatctcatcgcactgagttcgagccccacattgtgccAAGCGcttacaaagataaataagtaaacaagtaAGTAAAGAcataaaaggaaaggagaaagaatctgaaagaaAAGTGCAGAGGCAAGGAGCCAGCCTGAAGCCAAGAGAGACCAAAGAACAgaggaggagacacagagaagggcactgagatcaagagatgaagagaggaagagtgagccagaagaggcaggaggagatCCTAAGACACTATAGAGAGAGACCAagatggagacagaaagagatagagatGGAGAGCCAGTGCCTGGGCTGGAGAGAGGACAAGAGGCAGAGTCAGGGAGTCCCACCGTGTCTCTAAGCGCCCCCCATTCATTGGTCTTGCGCTCCGCCTGGCAGATTGCTCTGTCTCAGATGGAAAACCCTGGCCTGAGAGGCGGAGCTCCTGAGTTCGGAGGCCCAGCTTGCACCTGCTTGGTCTCCCACAGCTGGGGTGGGACTCAAGTTGAAGGAATAATAACAGCAATGGAAATAGCTGACGTTTATTGAGAGACAGTGCAATGTCGCAGGGAAGAACCGGGACCTGATGGCTGGGGCTCGTACTCCAGTTCCTGGCTGCGTGACTTTAATCGGGTGACATcctctctttgtgcctcagtgtgctcatctgtaaaatggggatgatgatagcACCTGCCTCATGGCGTTGTTTTAAGTATTCCGAGATAATAGAGTATAACACGTTTAGAATAGTTCCTGACAGAGTAAACCCTGCATAAATATTAGcagccatcaccatcatcatcattattgttattattgttattactattattattaacttatcattttctctggctctctctcagtCACCAGCAGGTCAGGTGACCAGGAGATCttcccacacacatgcacacacacacacacacacacacacacacacacacacaaaatggtaaACCATGTCCATATCACTCTCCAAATGCAGGGGGTCACTTCATGTCGTGAAACTCTCTGTGCCCTTTTCCGATATCATCAGGAGACTTCTCTGTCGCAACCACCTTACCCATCCAGAGAGGGGATGCCTCCAGGCCTGAAACCCCCACCTACCACCCATGCCCTGGCTCTACTACGAGCCCTGACCCCAACACGATGCTCCTGACcttgttgccccccccccccccgccccttggACACTGCCATACCCTGCCCTATAATCCATACCAGGCAGGGCTTCAGGCCTCCAGCTGGCTCAGAACAGGCCCAATCACTCCACATCTCTCTCCCCAGCCTGAAGGACCCCACTCACCTCTCTGCAGGGAGTCAGGGCCTGGGCCGGTACCTGCAAAGGAACAAAATGACCCTATTAGCATCCTTTGGGCTCCTCTCTGAAGACCTGCCTCAGAGACCATCTCCGCCAAGGAAGTCCCTGGTGTGATcattctccctgccctcctgctgcAGGCTCTGGACGGTCTCAGACAGACCCAGCGAGTCGTTTCTGGAATCCAGGGAGTCTGGGCCTCAGGACTATTCACCCTCCAAACCCAGGAGTCCAGGACTTAACCCTTTGTCCTCTGCAGGCTCACTAGGCCAGagaccccagccccctcctccctcaagACCCTGGTGTCTGCAACCCCAGACTCTTCCTTCTTCAAACTCCAGAGTCCaggcctctgtttcttcttttctcaagaCCCAGGAATCTGGCCTCC
This genomic window from Ursus arctos isolate Adak ecotype North America unplaced genomic scaffold, UrsArc2.0 scaffold_19, whole genome shotgun sequence contains:
- the LRFN1 gene encoding leucine-rich repeat and fibronectin type III domain-containing protein 1, whose protein sequence is MAPGPFSSALLSPSPAALPFLLLLWAGASRGQPCPGRCICQNVAPTLTMLCAKTGLLFVPPAIDRRVVELRLTDNFIAAVRRRDFANMTSLVHLTLSRNTIGQVAAGAFADLRALRALHLDSNRLAEVRGDQLRGLGNLRHLILGNNQIRRVESAAFDAFLSTVEDLDLSYNNLEALPWEAVGQMVNLNTLTLDHNLIDHIAEGTFVQLHKLVRLDMTSNRLHKLPPDGLFLRSQGSGPKPPTPLTVSFGGNPLHCNCELLWLRRLTREDDLETCATPEHLTDRYFWSIPEEEFLCEPPLITRQAGGRALVVEGQAVSLRCRAVGDPEPVVHWVAPDGRLLGNSTRTRVRGDGTLDVTITTLRDSGTFTCIASNAAGEATAPVEVCVVPLPLMAPPPAAPPPLTEPGSSDIATPGRPGANESAAERRLVAAELTSNSVLIRWPAQRPVPGIRMYQVQYNSSADDSLVYRMIPSTSQTFLVNDLAAGRAYDLCVLAVYDDGATALPATRVVGCVQFTTAGDPAPCRPLRAHFLGGTMIIAIGGVIVASVLVFIVLLMIRYKVYGDGDGRRVKGTSRSPPRVSHVCSQTNGAGAPQAPPPPAQDRYEALREVASPAAAAAAVAVEAKATAAETASAEPETVLGRSLGGSATSLCLLPSEETSGEESRAAAGPRRSRSGALGPPASAPPTLALVPGAAPARPRPQQRYSFDGDYGALFQSHSYPRRARRTKRHRSTPHLDGAGGGAAGEDGDLGLGSARARLAFTSTEWMLESTV